The following coding sequences lie in one Myxococcus xanthus genomic window:
- a CDS encoding SanA/YdcF family protein yields the protein MASLPVFSGSMKLGGARWVWLRRGLAVLAAGGLGLLALSHLVRLSYQDRIVPLEQAPQAPVALVFGAGLARGAVPSPVLAQRLDAAIALWQQGKVQTVLVSGDQTKPFHHETRAMRRYLVEHGVPESAILGDEAGLSTYDSCLRAATVFGAKRAVLVTQRFHLTRALFIANSVGIDAWGVAADEGRSTPWRYQVRETLSRVLALAMVMLEVEPAYPSGRTVLPER from the coding sequence ATGGCCTCTCTACCGGTGTTCTCGGGGTCCATGAAGCTAGGCGGTGCGAGATGGGTGTGGTTGCGTAGAGGCCTCGCGGTCCTGGCCGCGGGTGGGCTGGGGCTGCTCGCCCTCTCCCACCTCGTCCGCCTCAGCTACCAGGACCGCATCGTCCCCCTGGAGCAGGCGCCCCAGGCGCCCGTGGCGCTGGTGTTCGGCGCGGGTCTGGCGCGGGGGGCGGTGCCCTCCCCCGTGCTCGCCCAGCGACTGGATGCGGCCATCGCGCTGTGGCAGCAAGGCAAGGTGCAGACGGTGCTCGTCAGTGGAGACCAGACGAAGCCCTTCCACCACGAGACGCGCGCCATGCGGCGCTACCTGGTGGAGCACGGTGTGCCCGAAAGCGCGATCCTGGGCGACGAAGCGGGGCTGTCCACCTATGACAGCTGCCTGCGGGCCGCCACGGTGTTCGGCGCGAAGCGGGCGGTGCTCGTCACCCAGCGCTTCCACCTGACGCGGGCGCTGTTCATCGCCAACTCGGTGGGCATCGACGCGTGGGGCGTGGCCGCGGACGAAGGACGGTCGACGCCGTGGCGCTACCAGGTGCGCGAGACGCTGTCGCGCGTGCTGGCCCTGGCCATGGTGATGCTGGAGGTGGAGCCCGCCTACCCCTCTGGCCGCACCGTGCTCCCGGAGCGCTGA
- a CDS encoding response regulator produces the protein MVAQTSSGPLLIVEDDVDICEALQAYLELHGHAVRVARNGREALEQLAQPPRPALMVLDMALPVMDGHRVLTTRKASEALAQVPVIILSAGMAEMNPRDWAVYASSYNVAAFLKKPVEPRRLLEAIERFAPKPAGSQAGTFP, from the coding sequence ATGGTGGCTCAGACGTCATCCGGTCCGCTGCTCATCGTCGAAGACGACGTGGACATCTGTGAGGCCCTTCAGGCCTACCTGGAGCTGCACGGCCACGCGGTGCGCGTGGCGCGCAACGGCCGGGAGGCCCTGGAGCAGTTGGCCCAACCTCCCCGCCCCGCCCTCATGGTGCTGGACATGGCCCTGCCTGTCATGGACGGACACCGGGTGCTGACCACCCGCAAGGCGAGTGAAGCGCTGGCCCAGGTGCCCGTCATCATCCTGTCCGCGGGGATGGCGGAGATGAATCCGAGAGACTGGGCCGTCTATGCGTCTTCGTACAACGTGGCGGCATTCCTGAAGAAACCCGTGGAGCCCCGGCGGCTGCTGGAGGCCATCGAGCGATTCGCCCCAAAGCCGGCGGGCTCCCAGGCGGGCACGTTCCCCTGA
- the atpG gene encoding ATP synthase F1 subunit gamma, with protein sequence MASLRDIRKRIRSVKNTRQITKAMKMVSAAKLRKAQDGILAARPYATMLDQIIADLSARAGDESLSHPLLTARPVKRVELVLLTSDRGLAGGFNSNVIRRANRFLYENTNLESIRLSTVGRKGNDFFRNRGQNIRKDFGGLYQRLNYRAAADVAEELVASYLNGEVDAVHIVYNEFVTAISQTVKVAQLLPLQTLGTPDQASTAGSTSLVDFKYEPDRQSVLDRLVPQAVNIKLYRALLESVASEHGARMSAMENATSNATDMIGNLTLTYNRTRQAVITKELMEIVSGAEALK encoded by the coding sequence ATGGCGTCCCTTCGCGACATTCGCAAGCGCATCCGCTCGGTGAAGAACACGCGTCAGATCACCAAGGCGATGAAGATGGTTTCCGCCGCGAAGCTCCGCAAGGCGCAGGACGGCATCCTGGCGGCGCGTCCCTACGCGACGATGCTGGATCAAATCATCGCGGACCTGTCCGCCCGCGCCGGGGATGAGAGCCTCAGCCACCCGCTGCTCACGGCCCGTCCGGTGAAGCGCGTGGAGCTGGTGCTCCTCACGTCGGACCGTGGCCTCGCCGGCGGCTTCAACTCCAACGTCATCCGCCGCGCCAACCGGTTCCTCTACGAGAACACGAACCTGGAGAGCATCCGCCTCTCCACCGTGGGCCGGAAGGGCAACGACTTCTTCCGCAATCGCGGCCAGAACATCCGCAAGGACTTCGGCGGCCTGTACCAGCGCCTGAACTACCGCGCCGCCGCGGACGTGGCCGAGGAGCTGGTGGCCAGCTACCTCAATGGCGAGGTGGACGCGGTCCACATCGTCTACAACGAGTTCGTCACCGCCATCTCCCAGACGGTGAAGGTCGCTCAGTTGCTGCCGCTGCAGACGCTGGGGACGCCGGACCAGGCCTCGACGGCGGGCTCCACCTCGCTGGTGGACTTCAAGTACGAGCCGGACCGTCAGTCCGTGCTGGACCGCCTGGTGCCCCAGGCCGTCAACATCAAGCTCTACCGCGCCCTGCTGGAGAGCGTGGCCAGTGAGCACGGCGCCCGCATGAGCGCCATGGAGAACGCCACCTCCAACGCGACCGACATGATCGGCAACCTGACGCTCACCTACAACCGCACGCGTCAGGCGGTCATCACCAAGGAGCTGATGGAGATCGTCTCCGGCGCCGAGGCCCTGAAGTAG
- a CDS encoding prohibitin family protein — translation MRQRLWLFLGLVCCVTGCGFETVSSGYGGIGFDSFGSGTQREPYGEGFHLLRPGKSLIVYDLRVQEMKDGLSVLSNNGLDLKVDASVRYRVDPAKLFELHTQTGPRYADILIAPVVRSEARKVFGRYAPEEIYSSKREQIEQEIFEEVTRSLEGKHVVVEAILVRDVTLPSAIRDAISDKLAEEQRSQKMRFTLDKERQEAERKQIEAEGIARYQDIVRKGLTEEYLRFKGIEATERLAQSQNAKVVLVGSPNSGLPLVYQPDGK, via the coding sequence ATGAGGCAGCGGCTGTGGTTGTTCCTGGGGCTGGTGTGCTGCGTCACGGGGTGTGGCTTCGAAACCGTCTCCAGCGGGTATGGAGGCATCGGCTTCGACTCGTTCGGCAGCGGCACGCAGCGAGAGCCGTATGGAGAAGGCTTCCACCTCCTGCGGCCGGGCAAGTCGCTCATCGTCTACGACTTGCGCGTGCAGGAGATGAAGGACGGGCTGAGCGTCCTGTCCAACAACGGCCTGGACCTCAAGGTGGACGCCAGCGTGCGCTACCGGGTGGACCCCGCGAAGCTCTTCGAGCTGCACACCCAGACGGGGCCCAGGTACGCCGACATCCTGATCGCCCCCGTGGTCCGCTCGGAGGCCCGCAAGGTGTTCGGCCGCTACGCGCCGGAGGAGATCTACTCCTCGAAGCGCGAGCAGATTGAACAGGAGATTTTCGAGGAGGTGACGCGCTCGCTCGAAGGCAAGCACGTGGTGGTGGAGGCCATCCTGGTGCGGGACGTGACGCTGCCTTCGGCCATCCGCGACGCCATCTCCGACAAGCTGGCGGAGGAGCAGCGCAGCCAGAAGATGCGCTTCACCCTGGACAAGGAGCGCCAGGAGGCGGAGCGCAAGCAAATCGAAGCGGAAGGCATCGCCCGGTACCAGGACATCGTGCGCAAGGGGCTCACCGAGGAGTACCTGCGCTTCAAGGGCATCGAGGCCACGGAGCGGCTCGCCCAAAGCCAGAACGCCAAGGTCGTCCTGGTCGGTAGCCCGAACAGCGGGCTGCCCCTGGTCTACCAACCGGATGGGAAGTAA